The proteins below come from a single Saccharopolyspora sp. SCSIO 74807 genomic window:
- a CDS encoding cytochrome P450 — protein MTAPPSEAPDILSPEFHACPYPSYQILRDEYPLLWHEPTQSYIVSRYDDVKRAFREPVFTTQNYDWQLEPVHGRTILQLDGREHAVRRALVAPAFRGSELQQKFLPVIERNSRALVDEFRGTGRVDLVSQYATRFPINVIADMLGLPEEDRVRFRGWYTSIIAFLGNLSQDEEVAAAGLRTREEFAEYMIPMIQHRRENLGDDLLSTLCTAEIDGTRMSDEDIKAFCSLLLAAGGETTDKAIASMFRDLLQNPEQYAAVQRDRELIPQAFAESLRFSPPVHMIMRQPAEDVELSGGVVPAGSTLTCLIGAANRDDRHYTEPESFNIFREDLPARTAFTAAADHLAFALGRHFCVGALLAKTEIDVGINHLLDAMPNAELEPDHEPADHGVFTRGPVSVPVRFTPA, from the coding sequence ATGACGGCCCCGCCCAGCGAAGCCCCGGACATCCTTTCGCCGGAGTTCCACGCCTGCCCGTACCCGTCGTATCAGATCCTGCGGGACGAATATCCGCTTCTTTGGCACGAGCCGACGCAGAGCTACATCGTCTCCCGCTACGACGACGTGAAACGCGCTTTCCGCGAACCCGTGTTCACCACGCAGAACTACGACTGGCAGCTCGAACCGGTGCACGGCCGCACGATCCTGCAACTGGACGGGCGCGAGCACGCCGTGCGCCGCGCGCTGGTCGCGCCCGCGTTCCGCGGCAGCGAGTTGCAGCAGAAGTTCCTGCCGGTGATCGAGCGCAATTCCCGCGCGCTGGTCGACGAATTCCGCGGGACCGGCCGGGTCGACCTGGTCAGCCAGTACGCGACCCGCTTCCCGATCAACGTGATCGCGGACATGCTGGGCCTGCCGGAGGAAGATCGCGTCCGGTTCCGCGGCTGGTACACCTCGATCATCGCGTTCCTCGGCAACCTCAGCCAGGACGAAGAGGTCGCCGCGGCGGGCCTGCGCACCCGCGAGGAATTCGCCGAGTACATGATCCCGATGATCCAGCACCGCAGGGAGAACCTGGGCGACGACCTGCTGTCCACGCTGTGCACCGCCGAGATCGACGGCACGCGGATGAGCGACGAGGACATCAAGGCGTTCTGCAGCCTGCTGCTGGCCGCCGGTGGGGAGACCACGGACAAGGCCATCGCCAGCATGTTCCGGGACCTGCTGCAGAACCCGGAGCAGTACGCGGCGGTGCAGCGAGACCGCGAGCTGATCCCGCAGGCGTTCGCCGAGTCGCTGCGGTTCTCCCCGCCGGTGCACATGATCATGCGCCAGCCCGCCGAGGACGTGGAGCTCTCCGGCGGCGTCGTGCCCGCGGGCAGCACCCTCACCTGCCTGATCGGGGCGGCGAACCGGGACGACCGGCACTACACCGAGCCGGAGAGCTTCAACATCTTCCGCGAGGACCTGCCCGCGCGCACCGCGTTCACCGCCGCCGCCGACCACCTGGCGTTCGCGCTCGGCAGGCACTTCTGCGTCGGCGCGCTGCTGGCCAAGACCGAGATCGACGTCGGGATCAACCACCTGCTGGACGCGATGCCGAACGCCGAACTGGAACCGGACCACGAACCGGCGGACCACGGGGTGTTCACCCGCGGCCCGGTGTCCGTCCCGGTCCGATTCACGCCCGCATAA
- a CDS encoding alpha/beta hydrolase: protein MSRLLPAICALLLLSGAAACGPSEGPELAPRTQHSGPAGPVPAGLEQYYGQELAWGPCTEYATSSSDRSAYQDRTLECARLRVPLDYKQPQGKQVTIGVLRKPATDQDSRIGSLMVNPGGPGASGMSSAASLAGTVRSNDLGERFDLVGFDPRGIGASEPDVQCLNGPEQDADRLGSGSDGSGSGVAQTAQEVRDYTDKCVQRTGADVLAHVGTRDVVKDMDVLRSALGDPKLNYLGYSYGTRIGSEYAEQFPANVRSMILDGAIDPTQNPIDSQVAQGDGFQRAFDSFAHWCAGEDDCALGTDPAQAVGEFQRLTRPLLENPAPSGDRQLSYSDATTATIQALYAQSLWPALNTGLQQLKQGNGSLLLSLADSYYGREPDGSYTNVTDAFNAVRCVDDQRITDPAVLREADRRYREAAPFLDDGRPAGSDTDSCAFWPVPVTGEAEQPKVQGLPPTLTISTTGDPATPYQAGVNLAKALHGRLLTYEGTQHTAFLQGDSCVDEAGIDYLTELELPAEGTRCG, encoded by the coding sequence ATGAGTCGCCTGCTGCCCGCCATTTGCGCACTGCTGCTGCTCAGCGGCGCCGCCGCCTGTGGACCTTCCGAGGGACCCGAACTAGCGCCGCGGACGCAGCACAGCGGTCCGGCCGGGCCGGTGCCCGCCGGGCTGGAGCAGTACTACGGCCAGGAACTCGCCTGGGGGCCCTGCACCGAGTACGCCACCAGCAGCAGCGACCGCAGCGCCTACCAGGACCGCACGCTCGAATGCGCGCGCCTGCGCGTGCCGCTGGACTACAAGCAACCGCAGGGCAAGCAGGTCACCATCGGCGTGCTGCGCAAACCGGCCACCGACCAGGACTCCCGGATCGGCTCGCTCATGGTCAACCCGGGCGGGCCCGGTGCCTCCGGGATGAGCTCGGCCGCCAGCCTGGCCGGCACCGTGCGCAGCAACGACCTCGGCGAGCGGTTCGACCTCGTCGGTTTCGACCCGCGCGGCATCGGCGCCAGCGAGCCCGACGTCCAGTGCCTCAACGGCCCGGAGCAGGACGCCGACCGCCTGGGTTCCGGCTCCGACGGCTCCGGCTCCGGCGTGGCGCAGACCGCGCAGGAAGTGCGCGACTACACCGACAAGTGCGTGCAGCGCACCGGCGCGGACGTGCTCGCGCACGTCGGCACCCGCGACGTGGTCAAGGACATGGACGTGCTGCGCTCCGCGCTCGGCGACCCGAAGCTGAACTACCTCGGCTACTCCTACGGCACCCGCATCGGCTCCGAATACGCCGAGCAGTTCCCCGCGAACGTGCGCTCGATGATCCTGGACGGCGCGATCGACCCGACCCAGAACCCGATCGACTCGCAGGTCGCCCAAGGCGACGGTTTCCAGCGCGCGTTCGACTCGTTCGCGCACTGGTGCGCCGGGGAGGACGACTGCGCGCTGGGCACCGACCCGGCGCAGGCGGTCGGCGAGTTCCAACGCCTCACCCGCCCGCTGCTGGAAAACCCCGCGCCGTCCGGTGACCGGCAGCTGTCCTACAGCGACGCCACCACCGCCACGATCCAGGCGCTGTACGCGCAGAGCCTCTGGCCCGCGCTGAACACCGGGCTCCAGCAGCTCAAGCAGGGCAACGGGAGCCTGCTGCTGTCGCTGGCCGACTCCTACTACGGGCGCGAACCGGACGGCTCCTACACCAACGTCACCGATGCGTTCAACGCCGTGCGCTGCGTCGACGACCAGCGGATCACCGATCCCGCGGTGCTGCGCGAAGCCGACCGCCGCTACCGCGAGGCGGCACCGTTCCTGGACGACGGCCGCCCGGCGGGCAGCGACACCGACAGCTGCGCGTTCTGGCCGGTGCCGGTGACCGGCGAGGCGGAGCAGCCGAAGGTGCAGGGCCTGCCGCCGACCCTGACGATCTCCACCACCGGCGATCCGGCCACGCCGTACCAGGCCGGGGTGAACCTGGCCAAGGCACTGCACGGGCGGCTGCTGACCTACGAAGGCACCCAGCACACCGCCTTCCTGCAGGGCGACAGCTGCGTCGACGAGGCCGGGATCGACTACCTCACCGAACTCGAACTGCCCGCGGAAGGCACCCGGTGCGGCTGA
- a CDS encoding NAD+ synthase, with product MPQLRLALAQVNATVGDISGNSAMVLEWTRKAVQEGAHVVAFPETVLAGYPVEDLALRKSFAAANRAEVEALAVRLREAGCGDALVVVGHLDRDDEGVRNSASLLHGGEVVATYDKYHLPNYGVFDEARYFAPGFDLPIVKLHGLDVGVVICEDIWQNGGPVAALGQVGVDLVVCVNASPYERAKDDVRLPLVARRAAEADAPVAYVNMVGAQDELVFDGDSIVVDAAGEVLARAPQFTEHLTVLDVDLAAGGHTSTTVPDEPGPIRMPAFDVSRTVLAPDPLPAYEPLPAPRPAEPLSDAAEVWAALVTGLRDYVHKNGFRSVTFGFSGGIDSALCAALAADAIGPDRLYGVSMPSHYSSEHSKSDAADLARRLGCHFEEVPVADKVAAFVQPLGLTGLAEENVQARARGVTLMAMSNQHGHLVLAPGNKTELAVGYSTIYGDAVGGFAPIKDVPKTLVWELARWRNAEAEKLGEVPPIPENSISKEPSAELRPGQVDQDSLPPYEVLDVVLSGYVEGDLGYADLVSEGFDAELVERVIQLVDRAEYKRRQYPPGTKITLKAFGRDRRLPMTNRWRESRP from the coding sequence ATGCCGCAGTTGCGACTCGCTCTCGCCCAGGTCAACGCGACGGTCGGGGACATTTCCGGGAACAGCGCGATGGTCCTGGAGTGGACCCGCAAGGCCGTGCAGGAAGGCGCCCACGTGGTGGCCTTCCCGGAGACGGTGCTGGCCGGCTACCCGGTGGAGGACCTGGCGCTGCGCAAATCGTTCGCCGCGGCGAACCGCGCCGAGGTGGAGGCGCTGGCGGTGCGGCTGCGCGAAGCCGGGTGCGGTGACGCGCTGGTCGTGGTCGGGCACCTGGACCGCGACGACGAAGGGGTGCGCAACTCCGCGTCGCTGCTGCACGGCGGCGAGGTCGTGGCGACCTACGACAAGTACCACCTGCCGAACTACGGCGTTTTCGACGAGGCGCGGTACTTCGCGCCGGGCTTCGATCTGCCGATCGTGAAGCTGCACGGCCTGGACGTCGGCGTGGTGATCTGCGAGGACATCTGGCAGAACGGCGGGCCGGTGGCCGCGCTGGGGCAGGTGGGCGTGGATCTGGTGGTGTGCGTGAACGCCTCGCCGTACGAGCGCGCGAAGGACGACGTGCGGCTGCCGCTGGTGGCCCGCCGGGCCGCGGAGGCGGACGCGCCGGTCGCCTACGTGAACATGGTGGGCGCGCAGGACGAGCTGGTCTTCGACGGCGATTCGATCGTGGTGGACGCCGCGGGCGAGGTGCTGGCGCGGGCGCCGCAGTTCACCGAGCACCTGACGGTGCTGGACGTGGACCTGGCCGCGGGCGGCCACACCTCGACGACGGTCCCCGACGAGCCGGGACCGATCCGGATGCCCGCGTTCGACGTGAGCCGCACGGTGCTGGCGCCGGATCCGCTGCCCGCCTACGAGCCGCTGCCCGCTCCGCGGCCCGCCGAGCCGCTGTCCGACGCAGCCGAGGTGTGGGCGGCGCTGGTGACCGGGCTGCGGGACTACGTGCACAAGAACGGTTTCCGGTCGGTGACGTTCGGGTTCTCCGGCGGGATCGACTCGGCGTTGTGCGCGGCCTTGGCCGCGGACGCGATCGGGCCGGACCGGCTCTACGGCGTTTCGATGCCTTCGCACTACTCCTCGGAGCACTCCAAGTCGGACGCCGCGGACCTGGCGCGGCGGCTGGGCTGCCACTTCGAGGAGGTGCCGGTCGCCGACAAGGTGGCGGCGTTCGTGCAGCCGCTCGGGCTGACCGGGCTGGCCGAGGAGAACGTGCAGGCCCGCGCCCGCGGCGTGACGTTGATGGCGATGTCGAACCAGCACGGGCACCTGGTGCTGGCGCCGGGCAACAAGACCGAGCTCGCGGTCGGCTACTCCACCATCTACGGCGACGCGGTCGGCGGTTTCGCGCCGATCAAGGACGTGCCGAAGACGCTGGTGTGGGAGCTGGCGCGGTGGCGCAACGCGGAGGCGGAAAAGCTCGGCGAGGTGCCGCCGATCCCGGAGAACTCGATCAGCAAGGAGCCGTCGGCGGAGCTGCGGCCGGGCCAGGTCGATCAGGACTCGCTGCCGCCGTACGAGGTGCTGGACGTGGTGCTCAGCGGCTACGTGGAAGGCGATCTGGGGTACGCGGACCTGGTTTCCGAGGGGTTCGACGCGGAGCTGGTGGAGCGGGTGATCCAGCTCGTGGACCGGGCCGAGTACAAGCGGCGGCAGTACCCGCCAGGCACGAAGATCACGTTGAAGGCGTTCGGCCGGGACCGCCGCCTGCCGATGACCAACCGCTGGCGGGAGAGCCGCCCCTGA
- a CDS encoding glyoxalase, giving the protein MATDPTTPDAAAGLGPSVIANESTTPILPCVSVEETKNFYECLGFRTTYEQHRPYRYLVVAFSGFELHFRKAPRGIDPADEDGGAAIVFVDAVTPYYAAFVAAMQAAHGKILAKGLPRITRLRPGASRFSLFDPSGNNIVLVRRDEPVELEYGGSATLTGLAKALDNARIYSEFKSDDRAAFRHLKSALRRHRDDAPAVDRALAIATLLTLAVALDDEREAPALRHELAGLSLTRAEQQRVDAALAEVDDARAFGDEPAPG; this is encoded by the coding sequence ATGGCAACCGATCCCACCACGCCGGACGCCGCTGCTGGGCTGGGCCCGAGCGTCATCGCGAACGAGTCGACCACACCGATCCTGCCGTGCGTGTCCGTGGAAGAAACGAAGAACTTCTACGAATGCCTGGGATTTCGCACCACCTACGAGCAGCACCGGCCGTACCGCTACCTGGTCGTCGCCTTCAGCGGATTCGAACTGCACTTCCGGAAGGCCCCGCGCGGCATCGACCCGGCCGATGAGGACGGCGGCGCGGCCATCGTGTTCGTGGACGCCGTCACCCCGTACTACGCGGCCTTCGTGGCGGCGATGCAGGCTGCGCACGGCAAGATCCTCGCGAAGGGCCTGCCCAGGATCACCAGGCTGCGTCCCGGAGCCTCCAGGTTCAGCCTCTTCGACCCGTCGGGCAACAACATCGTCCTCGTCCGGCGCGACGAGCCTGTTGAACTGGAGTACGGCGGGTCTGCGACATTGACGGGCCTGGCCAAGGCGCTGGACAACGCGCGCATCTACAGCGAGTTCAAAAGCGACGACCGCGCCGCCTTCCGGCATCTCAAATCCGCATTGCGCAGGCATCGCGACGATGCCCCGGCCGTGGACCGAGCACTCGCCATCGCAACACTGCTGACGCTCGCGGTCGCACTCGACGACGAGCGCGAAGCTCCTGCGCTGCGCCACGAGCTGGCCGGCCTCTCGCTCACCCGGGCCGAACAGCAGCGGGTCGACGCCGCGCTCGCCGAGGTCGACGATGCTCGCGCGTTCGGGGACGAGCCCGCGCCGGGATGA
- the panB gene encoding 3-methyl-2-oxobutanoate hydroxymethyltransferase, whose amino-acid sequence MTAAHSPGETAAPYGTGPARRRTRIHHLQQLKERGENWPMLTSYDMYTARIFDQAGIPVLLVGDSAANNVYGYESSLPVTVDELLPLVRAVTGAAEHALVVADLPFGSYQASPEQALATASRFMKEGRAHAVKLEGGRRYAPQVEALVAAGIPVMGHLGFTPQSEHGLGGYRVQGRGDQADELLADAEALQEAGAFAVVLEMVPAESAKRLTAELRVPTVGIGAGPDTDAQVLVWTDMAGMNTGRTARFVKRYADLGGQLADAASRYADDVRNGSFPAPEHSFH is encoded by the coding sequence ATGACTGCTGCACATTCGCCCGGTGAGACCGCGGCGCCCTACGGCACCGGCCCGGCGCGGCGCCGCACGCGGATCCACCACCTGCAACAGCTCAAGGAGCGCGGCGAGAACTGGCCGATGCTCACTTCCTACGACATGTACACGGCGCGGATCTTCGACCAGGCCGGGATTCCGGTGCTGCTGGTCGGCGACTCGGCGGCGAACAACGTCTACGGCTACGAGTCCTCGCTACCGGTGACCGTGGACGAACTGCTGCCGCTGGTCCGCGCGGTGACCGGAGCCGCCGAGCACGCGCTGGTCGTGGCCGACCTGCCGTTCGGCTCCTACCAGGCATCGCCGGAGCAGGCGCTGGCCACCGCGAGCCGGTTCATGAAGGAAGGCCGCGCGCACGCGGTCAAGCTCGAAGGCGGCAGGCGCTACGCGCCGCAGGTCGAAGCGCTGGTCGCGGCCGGCATCCCGGTGATGGGCCACCTCGGTTTCACCCCGCAGAGCGAGCACGGGCTCGGCGGGTACCGGGTGCAGGGCCGCGGCGACCAGGCGGACGAACTGCTCGCGGACGCCGAGGCGCTGCAGGAGGCGGGCGCGTTCGCGGTGGTGCTGGAGATGGTTCCCGCCGAGTCGGCCAAGCGGCTCACCGCCGAGCTGCGGGTGCCGACCGTGGGCATCGGAGCCGGCCCGGACACCGACGCGCAGGTGCTGGTGTGGACCGACATGGCCGGGATGAACACCGGGCGCACCGCCCGGTTCGTGAAGCGCTACGCCGACCTCGGCGGCCAGCTCGCCGACGCCGCGTCCCGCTACGCCGACGACGTCCGCAACGGTTCCTTCCCGGCCCCGGAGCACTCCTTCCACTGA